Within the Polaribacter pectinis genome, the region ATTGTTACTGGTGCAAATATGGCTGGGAAAAGTACGTTTTTAAGAACGGTTTCTTTATCTATAGTTATGGCAAATTGTGGTTTGCCTGTTTGTGCAGAAAGTTTTAAATATTCGCCAATAAAACTAATTACAAGTATGCGAACTACAGATTCTTTAACGGAAGATGAATCGTATTTTTACTCAGAATTAAAACGTTTAAAATTTATTGTTGATGAAATAGAAGACAAAGATTATTTTATCATTTTAGATGAAATTTTAAAAGGAACCAACAGTAAAGACAAGGCAATTGGCTCTAAAAAGTTTGTAGAGAAATTATCGAAATCTAAATCTACAGGAATTATTGCAACACACGATGTAAGTTTATGTGAGTTGGAAAATGAATTTGAAGACATTAAAAACTATTATTTCGATGCAGAAATAATCAACAACGAATTGCATTTCGATTATACTTTAAAAAATGGTGTTTGTAAAAACATGAATGCTTCTTTCTTGTTACAGAAAATGGAGATTATTTAGAGGTTTTTGTGTGAAAAGAGATAGGATTTAAAAAAAGTGAATCAAGAACCAAGAAGAATAAGACTGAATGACGTAAGATTTTATAGTTCGATGTTTTGCTAAAATAAATTTATAAAAACCTCTGTGAACCTTTTGAGAAACAATTAAAGTAAAGAAATTAACACAAGAGTGTTTCTTCCCTTTGGGAAGATTAAGATGGGTTTTTCCATTCTAGCGTTTCCACCAAACGTAATATATCTTCTTTAATATAATCTACTGCTGGTAGAATAGAATCGTAATTTGGTTTGGCATAGAAATATAAAGAACCTTTTATAAAGTTTTTTGTACTGTCTGTTACATGAAACTGAATATGAGATGCTGCATTACCGGTAATTTCATAAATGCTTCCAAATACTCTTTTATTTTTATTAACAAAGTCTTTTGGTATAATTTGTTCTGCTTTTACAGTGTGTTTAAAAACTAATTTTTCCGCTTCTGTAAGTAATTCTGTAATATTATTCTCTACTGGCCTGTATGTAATATCTATAGAAGCTTTTAAATTGGGGTATTTAATTGTTAACCAATTGTTAGGTTCGTTAATAAGAGTAGCATTTTTTAAAACATCAAAAGTATAAGGTCTTTGTAATTTTAAATTTTCATACTTTTTTTCTGGATATGATAAGCTTAAATATGCTTTGGGCTTTGGTAAAACGTCTTCTTTACAAGAAAGAAAAATCAATAAAAATAAGAATGTAAAAATGTTACGCATTTCTGGTTGCTTTAACTTGTTTAATACGTTTTTTGTCTAACGCTTCTATGGTAAACGTATAATTCTTAAAGTTTATTTTCTCGCCTCTTTTAGGAAATTTACCAGAAATCTCTAAAATGAAACCTGCAAGTGTTTCACTTTCACCTTTTTCTTCCTCAAAAATTTCTTCATCTTCATCGTCTAAAACTCTACAGAAATCTTTAATAGTTGTTTTGCCTTCAAAAATATAGTTGTTGGCATCTATTTTAGAATATGACAAGTCATCATCATCAAATTCATCATTTATATCACCAACAATTTCCTCAATAACATCTTCTAGAGTTACTAATCCGCTTGTTCCTCCATATTCATCTACCACAATTGCTAAATGGTTTTTCTTGGCTCTAAAATCGCCTAATAAATCATCTAACTTTTTGTTTTCTGGCACAAAAAAAGGTTCGCGTATTAAACTTTGCCATTTAAAAGCTTGTTTGTTTAAATGCGCTAATAAATCTTTTGCATATAAAACCCCAATAATGTTATCTATATTATCATGATAAACAGGGTTTCTAGAATATCCGTTAGTAAGAATTTTATCTAAAACTGCTTCATAAGTTTCGTCATCCGATAGTGCAAAAATATCTATTCTTGGTTCCATTATTTGCACGGTTTCGGTGTTTCCGAAGTTTACAATTCCTTGTAAAATTTTTTGTTCGTCTTTAGTAGTTGCTCCTTGCGAGGTTAACTCTAATGCTTGAGATAAAGTTTCAACAGAAAAATTAGAGTTTTTGTTTCCTAACTTTTTTTCTATCCATTTTGTTAAATTGATTAAAGGCAGGCTAAATGGTGTTAAAAGAATATTTATTCCGTTAATAAATTTAGACATTACTTTAGAAAAGCGAAGTGCATTTCTAGAGGCGTAAACTTTAGGTAAAACTTCACCAAATAAAAGAATTAGAAAAGTAACTAGTATAATTTCTAATAAAAAACGAATTGGAATTGTAAAATAGAAAAGGTTTAGTTGGTAATTAAAATCGCTAAATAAAGTTTCTGATAAAGAAGCAAAAATTAATACAATTAAAATATTAATAAAATTATTGGTTATTAAAATGGTTGCCAATAACTTTCTTGGTCTTTCTAATAAGGTAACAACAATGTTTTCTTCTTTACCATTGTTAGAAAGTTCATTTATATCAGTTTGGTTTAGCGAGAAAAAAGCAATTTCTGATCCAGAAATTAAAGCAGAACTAATAAGCAATGCAACTAAAACGATTCCATTTAAAGAAGTAATAAAATCGAATGAAGCTAGTAGTATAAATAAAGATTCGGGATCTGGGTCCAAATTTAAAAATTTAAGTTATTAAAAGGGTAAATCGTCATTTTCTTCCGGTGCAACAGATTTTGGTGCAACATTAGTTGGTGTATTTTGCTGCGGAGTATTGCTGTTTTCAGAATTTTTTTTGGTAGACAACATAGTCATTTCATTAACATGAACTTCAGTAGAATAACGCTTAACGCCATCTTGTTCCCATTGTCTATTTTTTAATTTTCCTTCCACATATACTTTATCACCTTTAGATAAGTATTTTTCGCAAACTTTTGCCAAACCATTTCTAACAACAATATTGTGCCAATCTGTATTAGTTACTTTTTCGCCAGATTGCTTACTTGTGTAACTTTCACTAGTTGCAATAGGAAAACGTCCTACACAATTTTGATCATCAAAATAATGCATTTTTACATCATCTCCTAAATTACCAATTAAAATTACTTTATTTATTGTTCCTGCCATAGCTTGCGTATTTCTATATCAAAAGTACTAAAAATATCGATTACTTTTTAAGTTGGAATTGATCTAAAAAATTAGCAATAAGAATAGGTACTGGAAAATCTTCAATTTTACTCCAAGAAACATTAGCTTTCTTATGTTTTTTTGTTTCTACAACCCAAAAATTGGTATATAAATGTTGATGAGAAAGTTTGTGTATTATCTCTTTTTTATTGAAAAGCGAAATGGTTGTTTCGTTAGGAAATAAATCAATAAATTTTTCTGAAGCAATAATTTCTTCCTGATTGATGATTTGTTCACTCTCAATTAATGGAAATTGATACAAACCTTGCCAAATTCCTTTTCCTTTTCTTTCGGATAAAATGGTTTTGTTATCATCGGTTTTTATTACAAGAAAATTAAAATAACGCTTTCTGACCTTTATTTTCTTCTCTTTTACAGGTAATTCTTTGGTTAATTTCTTTTCAAAAGCAATACAACTTTCAGAAAAAGGACAAGAATTGCAAAGTGGATTTTGAGGTTTGCAATGTAGTGCGCCAAAATCCATAATTGCTTGGTTGTAAGTTCCTGGTTTGATTTCATCAATTAAAGTCTGTGCAAGTGTTTTAAACTCTTTAATTCCTGCAGTCGAGTTAATTGCTGTAAAAATGCCAAAATAACGAGAAAGCACTCTGTAAACGTTTCCATCTACAACTGCTGTTGGTTCGTTAAAGCATATAGAAGCTATTGCAGAAGCTGTATAATCTCCAATTCCTTTTAATTTTATAATTTCTTTATAAGTTGATGGGAATTCGCCATTTAATTCATTTGCAATCAATTTTGCAGAAAAATGTAAGTTTCTTGCACGCGAATAATAACCCAAACCTTGCCACATTTTTAAAACGGTACTTTCATCTGCTTTTGCAAGGTCGAAAACTGTTGGAAATGCTTCCGTAAATTTTAAATAATAAGATAAACCTTGAGCAACTCTTGTTTGTTGAAGCATAATTTCGCTCAACCAAATAAAATATGGGTTCTTACTTTTACGCCAGGGTAGTTCTCTGTTGTTTTGTAAGTACCAGTATATTAATGTGTTAGAAAATTTCATTTTAAAAAAATAGAAATGCAATATTACATTTTAAAATTCACATAAATTTAAGTCTTTATTTTTTTGCTATTGATTAATTATCATATATTTGCATCCGCATTTTTAGAAGACAATTAATAAAAAAATAGTAAAAATAGAGACATGACGAAAGCAGATATCGTATCAAAAATTTCAGACAAATCAGGAATTGAAAAAACGGATGTTTTGGCAACTGTTGAAGCATTCATGACTGAAGTAAAGGGTGCATTAGAAAGTGGTGACAACGTTTATTTAAGAGGTTTTGGTAGTTTTATTATCAAAACTAGAGCAGAAAAAACAGGTAGAAATATTTCAAAAAATACTACTATTAAAATTCCTGCTCACAACATTCCAGCTTTTAAACCAGCAAAAACTTTTACTGAAGGAGTAAAAAGTAAAGTAGCTGTTAAGTAACAAAATACTAATCTAAACCTTAATTGGTTTAAAAAACAACAAGCATTATGCCAAGTGGTAAAAAAAGAAAGAGAGCAAAAATCTCTACACACAAAAGAAAGAAAAGAGCTAGAGCAAATAGACACAAGAAGAAAAAGTAAGCTAACGCTTACTTTTTCGTTTATTGTTTAGCGAGAAGAAAATCAATCAAACAAAAAAGTTCATTGACATTAGAAGATTTGCAAGCAGTGTAAGGCTGTAAATTTTCTCACGGTATTACAAAAATACCTGACAATATTAATCCATCTGCACAATTACGTGCAGTGTTAAAACCAAATTCAGCATGAAAACAGAATTAATAATTCGTTCAAATTCATCTGATATTGATTTTGCCTTATTAAGAGATGGAAAACTTATTGAATTAAATAATGAAACAACTGGTAACAAGTTTTCTGTTGGCGATATATTTTTAGCCAAAATAGGAAAAGTGTTAACAGGTTTAAATGCGGCCTTTGTAAATGTAGGTTACCCAAAAGATGGGTTTTTACATTATCATGATTTAGGTGCGCAGGTAAACTCATTAAACTCATTCCTTAAGAAAGTAAGCACAGGTAAGTATAAAGAATTCACTTTAAAGAACTTCCAAAAAGAGGAAGACATTAACAAAGACGGTAGTATTAACAAAGTAATAAAAACAGGACAAAACCTGTTAGTACAAATTGTAAAAGAACCAATTTCTACAAAAGGCCCAAGATTAAGTTCAGAACTTTCTATAGCTGGTAGATTTTTAGTTTTAGTTCCTTTTTCAAACAGAGTTTCAGTTTCTCAAAAAATTGAAGACCCAAAAGAAAAAGAACGTTTAAAAAGATTAGCAAAAAGCATAAAACCTAAAGGTTTTGGCGTTATTTTAAGAACTGTTGCAGAAGGAAAAAAAGTAGCAGAATTAGATAAAGATTTGCAAAACTCATTAGAGCGTTGGAAAACTATGTGTAAGCGAATTGCAAACACAAACACACCAACAAAAATATTGAGTGAATTAAACAGAGCATCTTCTATTTTAAGAGATGTAATGAATGATTCTTTTACAAATATTGTAACAAATGATGAAACACTGAAAGTAGAAATCAAAGAGTATTTACAAGAAATTTTTCCTGAAAAGGAGAAGATTGTAAAATTACATAAATCAGAAATTCCGATTTTTGAAAAATACGGAATAGAACGTCAGATTAAAACATCGTTTGGAAAAACAGTTTCTATGAGTAGAGGTGCCTATTTAGTAATAGAGCACACAGAAGCTTTACATGTTATAGATGTAAACAGTGGAAACCGTTCTAATAAAGCAGGTTCTCAAGAAGATACAGCATTAGAAGTAAATTTAATTTCTGCTACAGAAATAGCACGTCAGTTACAACTGCGTGATATGGGCGGAATTATAGTTGTAGATTTTATTGATATGCACAAGGCTGAAAACAGAAATAAATTGTATCAGCACTTGAAAGAACAAATGGCTTTAGATAGAACAAAGCACAAAATATTACCTCCAAGTAAATTTGGATTGGTACAAATTACAAGACAAAGGGTAAGACCAGAGTTAAGTATAAAAACTACCGAAGCCAACCCAAATGGAAATGGACAAGTAGAAGCGCCAATTGTCTTATTAGACAAAATTGAAGCAGATTTAGAAAAATTTATTTCTAATCCAAAAAATAAAAAGATACAATTACACTTGCATCCATTTATTGCTGCATATTTATTAAAAGGCGTAAATTCTATACGTTTTAGATGGTATCTAAAACACAAAAAGTGGATTACAATTATACCTAGAGATGCTTACACATACTTACATTATAGATTTAAATCTGTTAAAGATTAAATTTTATAATTGTAAAAGGCAATAATTTTTTATCAAAAGAAAACCCACAACTTTAAAGTTGTGGGTTTTTTTATTTTTAGAATATTAAATATTTATAATATTTTTCTAACTTAATAAGAGTAAGTTACTGTTTTTCTTTTATTAAATAAATATATACAGGGTAATGGTCAGAATATCCTCCTGTATACCCACCGTTAGAAAAACTTCTAAAAGGGTAACCTTTATATTTCCCCTTTTTTCCGCTTAGAAAACGTTTGTTAAAAATCATAGCTTTGTACATTTTGTATGTAGAAAAATCTTTTTCTCCTTTGTCTAACAATTGAGATGTAAAAAGTATTTGGTCGAATAAGTTAAGGTTATCCCTGTATGCTAATGTGTTAAATCCTCTTCTATGTAAGTCTTCATATGGGTTGTATAAATCACCTTCTGCAACATCTTTCTTTCTACTCTTGGTTTTTAAAACCTCTTTAAAACTTGAGTTTATTGGGTCATCATTAAAATCACCCATTGTTAAGATTTTAGCATTAGGTTCTTTTTCTCTTATTTGAGCAATAATTTTTGTGTTTTGATATGCTGCTTTTTCACGTAAAGGTCTACTTTTTGCTTCACCACCACTTCTCGAAGGCCAATGATTTACTATAACATGTATCAATTCATCGTCTAAATAACCAGAAACTAATAACTGATCTCTTGTATAAACAGGGAAATTATCTCTGTAAATTTTAGGATTGAAAGCTTCGTGGTAAATAGGTTTAAAATATCTTTTCTGATATAATAATGCTACATCAATTCCTCTTTTATCAGGAGAATCGTAATGGATAATACCATAGCGTTGTTTTGCTAAATGTTTAGATTTAACTAAATCTTCAAGAACACTTAAATTCTCTACTTCAGAAACTCCAATAATAGCCGGACTTGTATTTGCTTTATCTAAACCAATTTGAGCAATCGTACTTGCTAATTTGTCAATTTTATCCCAATAAACTTTAGACCTATTAGCTTTAATTTCCATCATTGGGCTAGCTTCATCATTCTTTGTTACATCATTAATTGTGTCGAATAAATTTTCTAAATTATAAAAAGCAATTGTTCTTATGTTGTATTTTTTACCTTGCTTTTGACCAAAAGAAGATGAGATTGAAACTAAAAGCAATAATAATATGGCTATATTTTTTTTCATTTTATATATTTTCTATGCAAACATATAAAACAAATTTCACGCCAAAAATTTTATATTCATATTTTAACACAATTGTATGTTAAAAATTGTTAATTTTGTGAGCATTTTTGCAAAAAATATATAAAATATAAATACACATTTATGAGAAAAATTGTTTTATCAATATTTATGTTGTTATTCTTTAGTATAGGGTTACAAGCACAGAATATTGTAAAAGGAATTGTTTCAGACAGCGATTCAGAAAACCCTCTGCGAAGTGTTTCGGTTAGCGTAATTAACACTTCAATTAGCCAGATTACAGGTGCAGATGGTGTCTTTACTTTAAAAAACCTTACCAACGGCAACTACATTGTAGAGATTAAATTAGCGGGTTATGAAACACAAAATTTTCCTGTAGAACTTACTGGGAAAATGGTAGATTTAGGTACTATCTTATTATATAAAGATATAACTGAAGACCAAGACTTAAGTATTGTTACCATTACAGATGATGAATTAAACGATGATGGTGGTGCTGCAGATAATATTTCTGGTTTGTTACAAGCAAGTCAAGATGTATATTTAAGAACGGCTGCTTTCGAATTTAGTTCTTCTTTTTTTAGAATTAGAGGTTTAGATTCAGAAAATGGTAAGTTACTTATTAACGGAATAGACATGAACAAGCTTTATAGTGGAAGACCACAATGGAGTAATTGGGGAGGTTTAAATGATGTTTTAAGAAATCAAGAATTTAGTACTGGTTTAACTGCCTCTGCTTATACTTTTGGAGGAATTTTAGGTTCTACAAATATAAATGTAAGAGCTTCAACCCAAAGACCAGGAACTCGTATTTCTTATGCAGCGTCTAACAGAAGTTACCAACACAGAGTTATGGCAACACATTCTTCAGGTATGTCTGAAGATGGTTGGGCATACACAGTTGCTGCAAGTAGAAGAGCAGGAAATGAAGGTTTTGTAGATGGTACTATGTATAATGCAAACTCTATGTTTCTTTCTTTAGAAAAGAAATTTAATGAAGAACATAGCTTAAATTTTACTTCAATTACAGCTTTTAATAGAAGAGGAAAATCTGCTCCACAAACTCAAGAAGTTTTCGATTTAAAAGGTATTAGATATAACTCTTATTGGGGTTTTCAGAATAATGAAATTAGAAACTCTCGTATTAAAGAAGTTTCAGAACCAATTTTAATGTTGAATCATTACTGGGATTTAAATGAAACTACATCTATTAATACAAATGTTTCTTACCAATTTGGTAAAACAGGAAATAGTAGAATAGACAATAACGGAACTAGAGTAGATGGAACTGCTGTAGATGGTAATGGAAATCCTTATATTGTTAATTTAGGAGCTTCTAACCCAGATCCTACATATTATCAAAAACTACCTAGTTATGGTTTAAGACAAGGGTATTCTAATATTTATGATATCCAACAGAACTTTATAAATGATGGTCAGTTAAACTGGAATAGTTTGTATAATGCAAACCTTAATCCACAAAATGGAGGGAATTCTTCTTATGTTTTATATGAAGATAGAAATGATGATACTCAATTTACTGTAAACAGTATTTTAGACAAAGAAATATCAGAAAATATCACTTTAAATGCCAGAGTTCAATACACTAAATTAAAATCTAAAAACTTTGCAGAAGTAATAGATTTATTAGGAGGAACAGGTTATTTAGATGCAGATTCTTTTGCAGATTCTTTCGATGAAAAACAAAACGATTTACTAAACCCATTAAATGTAGTAGGAGTAGGAGAAAAGTTTAAATACAATTTTAATTTGTTTTCTGATGT harbors:
- a CDS encoding Rne/Rng family ribonuclease, whose amino-acid sequence is MKTELIIRSNSSDIDFALLRDGKLIELNNETTGNKFSVGDIFLAKIGKVLTGLNAAFVNVGYPKDGFLHYHDLGAQVNSLNSFLKKVSTGKYKEFTLKNFQKEEDINKDGSINKVIKTGQNLLVQIVKEPISTKGPRLSSELSIAGRFLVLVPFSNRVSVSQKIEDPKEKERLKRLAKSIKPKGFGVILRTVAEGKKVAELDKDLQNSLERWKTMCKRIANTNTPTKILSELNRASSILRDVMNDSFTNIVTNDETLKVEIKEYLQEIFPEKEKIVKLHKSEIPIFEKYGIERQIKTSFGKTVSMSRGAYLVIEHTEALHVIDVNSGNRSNKAGSQEDTALEVNLISATEIARQLQLRDMGGIIVVDFIDMHKAENRNKLYQHLKEQMALDRTKHKILPPSKFGLVQITRQRVRPELSIKTTEANPNGNGQVEAPIVLLDKIEADLEKFISNPKNKKIQLHLHPFIAAYLLKGVNSIRFRWYLKHKKWITIIPRDAYTYLHYRFKSVKD
- a CDS encoding endonuclease/exonuclease/phosphatase family protein; this translates as MKKNIAILLLLLVSISSSFGQKQGKKYNIRTIAFYNLENLFDTINDVTKNDEASPMMEIKANRSKVYWDKIDKLASTIAQIGLDKANTSPAIIGVSEVENLSVLEDLVKSKHLAKQRYGIIHYDSPDKRGIDVALLYQKRYFKPIYHEAFNPKIYRDNFPVYTRDQLLVSGYLDDELIHVIVNHWPSRSGGEAKSRPLREKAAYQNTKIIAQIREKEPNAKILTMGDFNDDPINSSFKEVLKTKSRKKDVAEGDLYNPYEDLHRRGFNTLAYRDNLNLFDQILFTSQLLDKGEKDFSTYKMYKAMIFNKRFLSGKKGKYKGYPFRSFSNGGYTGGYSDHYPVYIYLIKEKQ
- a CDS encoding single-stranded DNA-binding protein, which encodes MAGTINKVILIGNLGDDVKMHYFDDQNCVGRFPIATSESYTSKQSGEKVTNTDWHNIVVRNGLAKVCEKYLSKGDKVYVEGKLKNRQWEQDGVKRYSTEVHVNEMTMLSTKKNSENSNTPQQNTPTNVAPKSVAPEENDDLPF
- the mutY gene encoding A/G-specific adenine glycosylase: MKFSNTLIYWYLQNNRELPWRKSKNPYFIWLSEIMLQQTRVAQGLSYYLKFTEAFPTVFDLAKADESTVLKMWQGLGYYSRARNLHFSAKLIANELNGEFPSTYKEIIKLKGIGDYTASAIASICFNEPTAVVDGNVYRVLSRYFGIFTAINSTAGIKEFKTLAQTLIDEIKPGTYNQAIMDFGALHCKPQNPLCNSCPFSESCIAFEKKLTKELPVKEKKIKVRKRYFNFLVIKTDDNKTILSERKGKGIWQGLYQFPLIESEQIINQEEIIASEKFIDLFPNETTISLFNKKEIIHKLSHQHLYTNFWVVETKKHKKANVSWSKIEDFPVPILIANFLDQFQLKK
- the gldE gene encoding gliding motility-associated protein GldE, whose protein sequence is MDPDPESLFILLASFDFITSLNGIVLVALLISSALISGSEIAFFSLNQTDINELSNNGKEENIVVTLLERPRKLLATILITNNFINILIVLIFASLSETLFSDFNYQLNLFYFTIPIRFLLEIILVTFLILLFGEVLPKVYASRNALRFSKVMSKFINGINILLTPFSLPLINLTKWIEKKLGNKNSNFSVETLSQALELTSQGATTKDEQKILQGIVNFGNTETVQIMEPRIDIFALSDDETYEAVLDKILTNGYSRNPVYHDNIDNIIGVLYAKDLLAHLNKQAFKWQSLIREPFFVPENKKLDDLLGDFRAKKNHLAIVVDEYGGTSGLVTLEDVIEEIVGDINDEFDDDDLSYSKIDANNYIFEGKTTIKDFCRVLDDEDEEIFEEEKGESETLAGFILEISGKFPKRGEKINFKNYTFTIEALDKKRIKQVKATRNA
- a CDS encoding HU family DNA-binding protein, whose protein sequence is MTKADIVSKISDKSGIEKTDVLATVEAFMTEVKGALESGDNVYLRGFGSFIIKTRAEKTGRNISKNTTIKIPAHNIPAFKPAKTFTEGVKSKVAVK
- a CDS encoding carboxypeptidase-like regulatory domain-containing protein; its protein translation is MRKIVLSIFMLLFFSIGLQAQNIVKGIVSDSDSENPLRSVSVSVINTSISQITGADGVFTLKNLTNGNYIVEIKLAGYETQNFPVELTGKMVDLGTILLYKDITEDQDLSIVTITDDELNDDGGAADNISGLLQASQDVYLRTAAFEFSSSFFRIRGLDSENGKLLINGIDMNKLYSGRPQWSNWGGLNDVLRNQEFSTGLTASAYTFGGILGSTNINVRASTQRPGTRISYAASNRSYQHRVMATHSSGMSEDGWAYTVAASRRAGNEGFVDGTMYNANSMFLSLEKKFNEEHSLNFTSITAFNRRGKSAPQTQEVFDLKGIRYNSYWGFQNNEIRNSRIKEVSEPILMLNHYWDLNETTSINTNVSYQFGKTGNSRIDNNGTRVDGTAVDGNGNPYIVNLGASNPDPTYYQKLPSYGLRQGYSNIYDIQQNFINDGQLNWNSLYNANLNPQNGGNSSYVLYEDRNDDTQFTVNSILDKEISENITLNARVQYTKLKSKNFAEVIDLLGGTGYLDADSFADSFDEKQNDLLNPLNVVGVGEKFKYNFNLFSDVIDGFVQGQFKYNKVDFYLAANVSRTSHQREGLFQNGGFANNSLGKSEELSFTNYGAKGGFTYKFSGRHLFNVNAGYLTKAPNLRNSFSNSRENNNTVENLTSEKIMTADASYIFRGPILQAKVTGYYTKVQDATEISFFFADGIGGDNTAFVQEILSGIDKKHFGAEFGVEAQVTPTIKLKAAGNIGQYTYDNNPNLYLTTENNTRSTDAGFVNGRKDFGAANLKNYKLAAGPQTAYSVGFEYRDPDYWFVGATANFFDNVYVDVAPLTRTSNFADDGGIPFNDYDVDIARELLQQEKFNNYMVVNMIGGKSWKIGDQYISVFASLGNLFNTKYKSGGFEQGRNANYRQLKEDKELDTPVFGNKYWFGRGTSYFLNVNYRF
- the gldD gene encoding gliding motility lipoprotein GldD translates to MRNIFTFLFLLIFLSCKEDVLPKPKAYLSLSYPEKKYENLKLQRPYTFDVLKNATLINEPNNWLTIKYPNLKASIDITYRPVENNITELLTEAEKLVFKHTVKAEQIIPKDFVNKNKRVFGSIYEITGNAASHIQFHVTDSTKNFIKGSLYFYAKPNYDSILPAVDYIKEDILRLVETLEWKNPS